In the genome of Dromiciops gliroides isolate mDroGli1 chromosome 1, mDroGli1.pri, whole genome shotgun sequence, the window ttatttttcacattgtAATCAGTGATTTAGGATCTTGTCGGTGTGGATATTGTGTCCACCAATGCAGATTAAGACTACTCAAGAGATTGTCCTCATGAATTATTGTGAACAAAACCATTTATTGTTTTATGGCCAGAGTATTCATGATAAACATATTATAATTTATGAAGGTTTCTCAAAAAGTGCTTATGGGCACGAGTCCGGGAGCAGCAGTCTCACATCTAACTCAGAACTCCTCACAGCCTGACCAGCAACCTAGATTTCCCCCAAAATGGCAACTACTCTCAAGGATCAGCTGATTCTGAATGTCCTAAAGGAAGACCAGGTTCCCCAAAACAAGATCACTGTTGTTGGGGTTGGTGCAGTTGGCATGGCATGTGCCATCAGTATCTTAATGAAGGATTTGGCTGATGAACTTGCCCTAGTTGATGTCATAGAAGACAAACTAAAGGGAGAGATGATGGATCTCCAACATGGCAGCCTTTTCCTCAAAACGCCAAAGATTGTTTCTGGCAAAGACTACAGTGTGACTGCAAACTCAAAGTTGGTTGTCGTTACTGCTGGGGCACGTCAACAGGAGGGAGAAAGTCGTCTTAATTTGGTCCAGCGTAATGTGAATATCTTTAAATTTATCATTCCCAATATTGTTAAATACAGCCCTAATTGCAAGCTGCTTATTGTTTCCAATCCAGTGGATATTTTGACATATGTGGCCtggaagctaagtgactttcctaaaaacCGTGTTATTGGAAGTGGTTGCAATCTGGATTCTGCCCGTTTCCGTTACCTAATGGGGGAGAGACTTGGTGTCCATTCTTCAAGTTGTCATGGATGGGTCCTTGGGGAACATGGAGACTCAAGTGTTCCTGTATGGAGTGGTGTGAATGTTGCTGGTGTGTCTCTGAAGAATCTTTATCCTGCTTTGGGAACTGATACTGATTCAGAGAATTGGAAGGAAGTTCATAAACAGGTGGTTGAAAGTGCTTATGAGGTGATCAAGCTGAAGGGCTATACTTCCTGGGCCATTGGATTGTCTGTGGCAGATCTGGCAGAAAGCATTATGAAGAATCTTAGGAGAGTGCATCCAATTTCCACCATGATTAAGGGCCTATACGGCATTCATGAAGACGTCTTCCTTAGTGTCCCCTGTGTCTTGGGGCAGAATGGCATTTCAGATGTGGTGAAGGTAACCCTGAACCCAGATGAGGAGTCCCGTTTAAAGAAGAGTGCAGATACTCTTTGGGGAATCCAGAAGGAGCTGCAATTCTAAAGTCTTTGAATGTGCTGCCACTTTACTGTCTAGAGAACATGACACTGGTTAAGGGATTAGGTATGATGCGCTTTTCATGTaggtcaaatctttcctctgattaGTGACACCAGAAATATAAAACCTATGAACACACTCTTCCTAACCTTAGAAATGGGGGAATAATACAGTGTGGCTACTtgtaaaccctgtttgcctagtgATGCTGGATATGTACAGTCTGGAAGTAGTTGTTAAACAGAGCCAGCACTGGCTCTCCAAACTCCCCCCCAGGTATATGACTGCCTGCCTTGTAGGTGCTGTAGGTTCTAGTAGGTCCAGAAGACAACATTCCTGGACATGAAACAACATACAGTAGTAAAACTTTGATTCATTGATTACCTTTGTGTTCCCTTCCATTAGGGCTCTCCAGCATGGCCCCATGTATCACCCTTCCAGAGGACCTGATTTTGTCTacctatatctctctctctctctcaatagttgtaaatttccatattatataaaaaaatctatgtacaaAGGTGCAACTGATTCCTCAAGTGTCATACTAACCCTAATActgaataaacaacaaataactgatcaaaaaaaaaagtgcttatggTGCTTCTCAAAAAGATgtagagatgggggcagctaggtggcgaagtggatgtagcaccggccctggattcaggagtacctgagttcaggtccggcctcagacacttgacacttattagctgtgtgaccctgggcaagtcacttaaccccaattgccttaccaaaaaaaaaaaaagatgtagagaCTATGCTCCATTATCCTGAATGAAGCCTATTCTGATCCTCTCCCCTCCAACATCATCACCATCTTCTGTTATCTTCCCTCccaaattattttctactttGTCCTTATTAACAATATTGATgatgcatgtatttgtatatgtattcatCTCCTTCATCCAAACATAAGCTCCTTTTGAGGAGGAGCTTTTTTATGCTTTCTACttgtgtcctcagtgcttagcagaaCTGTTGACCCTTGATTAACTGTTTGTTTAGTTTTGCAGTTTTGTAGGTCCTGCCAGAGCACATGCACCATGGGCATAGCCTTTTAGATTCCAGTGCTACCTGTCTTCCACTATAAGTCACTGTAGTAAGACTTTAGtgaaattttttattaaatactatCACTGTCATACTGAAGTAGAGAGTTGACTTTCAAGtgagaaaaacctgggttcacaACCCATCTGTATCATATAGGGGCCATACAATCCTAGGCAAATTAATCCAACTTACTCGATGGATAGAATACTAGCCTGatattgggaagactcatctttacgatttcaatctgtactcagatggTTACAATTGTGTAATGCTGGGtaaataacttaaccctgtttacatcagtatcctcacttataaaatgggcttgaaaagaaaatggcaaaccactacagcaAACAAACACTGGTAGAGGGAGGTCCCTTATCAGGGAAATCATAGGTCCTATTCTACCTTATGTTGCCAAATATCACTCTGACTTGAGACTTAAATTACTTTATGTCTATCTTACTGATCAAATTGAGAAGAGATAGTTTTGCCAGAGTAAACTATTTCAAGGATAATATTGTTGAAACATAAAAAGGAGAATACATTTTGGCACCATGAGAAATCCATATTTAAAGATATGTATTCTAAGATCCATAGAATAAATTGAATGCTTATCCTGAGGAGACTcaaatattgtttaatttttttaaaatttcataaaagtatcttatttgccagttacatgtaaggatagttttcaacatttgttttcataggatttttagttccaaatttttctcccaccctctcttccttcccccatcccctggatggaaagcaatctgaaattgtttatatgtgtacaatcacattgaacatatttcttcattagtaatattgtgaaagaaggattagagcacaaggaaaaaaactaaaaaaagaaggaaaaaatagccccaaagcagcaacagtattgttcaatctgtattcagaatccagaattctttttcctggatgtggagaaaattTCCTTCGTGagttatttgaaattgttttgggtcattgtactgctgagaagagccatgtCTATCACGTTTGATCATcaaacagtgttgctgttactgtgtacaatgttcttctggttctggtcctgtcattcagcatcagtttgtataagcccttccagttttctttgaaatcctcctgctcataatttcttacatcacaatagtattccattacattcatacacataaCTTATTTAGCCTGTCCTTAATTGaagggcattccttcaatttccaattctttgccaacacaaagagaggtgctacaaatatttttgtacaagtgggtccttttccctcttctatgatctctttggaatacaaacttagttgtggtattgctgggccaaagggtatgaacagtcctatATCCCTTTGAGCTTAGTTGTaaattgcactccagaatggttggatcagttcataactctccCCACAATGCTTTactcttccaatttttccaaagcttgtccaagattttttattttccttttttgtcatattagccaatctgataggtatgaggtagtacctcagagttgttttaatttgcatttctctaatcaatagtgatgtagatcatttttttcatatggcaataaatacctttgatttcttcatctgaaaactgccttttcatatcctttgaccatttttcttttggggaatgacttgcattcttataaatttgatttacttccttatacattttaaaaataaagcctttatcagaaatactagctataaaatGGTTTCCCAACTTTTTTGTgtctcttctaattttgactacattgcttctgtttgtacaaacactttttaatttactgtaatcaaagtcatccatctttcatttcataatattcactatctcttgttttcttttaagttgttttcttcataaatctgagaggtaaaatactccttcctttcctaatttacctatggtatcaccctttatgtctaaatgcTATACTCattttgatgttattttggtatatggtataaggtgttggtctatgccagGTTTATGCCAtacaatcttccagttttcccagcaatttttgtcaaatactgagttattatcccagaagttggagtctttgggtttatcaaacagtagattactatagtcaatTAATACTTTGTCTCCTgttcctaacctattccattgatccaccactctatttcttagccagtaccaaatagttttgatgactgctgctttatagtatagcttcagatttggtatgggtagcccatcttcctgtgcattttttcattagttcccttgatattcttgactttttgttcttccacatgaattttgcTATCATTTTGTCtaagtctataaaataattttaggtagtctgattgttatggcagtaaataagtaaattaatttaagtagaaatgcttttctaccctggaactatgaacagagacTTGTTCTACTGTAGATGCAAGCTCTGATAtgtttgtgctcctcccctgcctggagCCACTACACAAGATTTTGACCAGGAtcagagtatgggcaaaacaacagagtcctgccccagtgctagcaaagaggtCCCTTTAATATCCTTCTGACCAACTGTTTGACTCCCTTTCTGTCTGTGCACAAAGATTTCCAGAAGCAGTTTCTGCTGTTGCTGATTCAGAGCCTCCCAagtcctgctcctggtttgctggggctagGTCTGTTCTGGTGCAGTATGCACTGGGCTGGACTCCACTGTTACCCatgtacaacagacctttcctgccaaccttctaagttttctttggctggaaaaacatttcaccctgtccttttgtggcttctgctgctccaaaaattgtcctatggcattatttgaaggtatttaaaGGGTTCtcagggagagctcaggcaagtcactgcttttcctctccCAATATGAagtcatttttaattaaaaaataaataaattaagataTCAGTTATAAAGATTTCATCTGTTAGAGGTAGAGCCAAAATGCCAGACAAAGGTAATATATTCACCTTAACTCTCCTGAAAACCCTTCAGAATGCTTTAAAATACTGCTCTAAAACAAATTCACATGGGGGTAAGAGTGGAACTCAGTTCAATGCAGGCTGTGCAAGAACAGACCAGGACATAGCAAACTAGGAAGAGGTCTTGGAAGtaactgaatcagcagtggcagcagctgcttctagaTTTTTTAGCCTATAGACAATAAGGGGGTAGAACAACTGCTCATAAGGAGATTACAAAGGTCTCTTTGCTGGCAAAAGAGGCAGGACTCTGATTCTTTACCTATGCTCAAATTTGCCTTAAAGTCCTAGGAGTCTATTGCAGGTCAAGGAGGAATCGTAGCACACCAAAGCTTGCATCAACAGTGGAGCAGGGACTCATTAAAATTCcagaaaagagtgcttatggTAACTCACAGAaaagaacacaggccaggagagtggtaaatATGCCACTTCTTAAATCATAACGCATTAGAAGAACTGAAACTGACAGGTTGCTATAGGTATCTAtgaaaacaactgcacaaaaTACTTGAATATTGGAGAGTGCCCTCCACCTGGGAGTAGAGTCCCACattagcaaaatttaaaaaaaaatcaataaataggctgaaaaaatgagcaaacaacagaaaaattctgaccatacAAAGTTACTATGATGACAAGGGAGATAAAATCACACActtagaagataacaaagtcaaaactcttaCATTCAAAgcctctaagaaaaatatgattttgtctcaggccatggaagaggctaaaaaggatttttttcttttctttttcttttttttttcttttttttcagggcaatgagggttaagtgccttgcccggggtcacacggctagtaagtgtcaagtgtctgaggccagattttaactctggtcctcctgaatccagggtcagtgctttaaagACTTTTTCACCTCAATGCCccattttcttgcttttaaaaatcctttgtatggggaaagggtgaaagaagaaagtaaatagagtaaatatcaaggggagggaatagaatggaggataatgcagttagcaatagtaactgtgaaagaaatgatgagcagtattctatcaaaaggacttatgaaaaatgcaatacatctacagaaaaagaattgatagtatctgaatagatattgaattataattttttagttagtttctctttctaaagttgtttttcacaacctgactaatgtgaagatgttttgaatgACCGCACATGTATcattaacttatattgaattgctttatttcttagggaggagtgtggagggagggagaaagtgagtttggaacacaaagttttagaaaatctatatgaaaatttgtttttacatgtaacttggggaaaatctaaataaatatattcattatttaataaaaaagaaaataaattatcaaGAAACTGCCCTGATGTTCTGGAATGAGAGGATAATATAGAAATGGGTTAAAATCAACTCATCTTCTGAAAatgattccaaaatgaaaagtccAGTGAATATTATAGTCAGATTCCATAAATCTCgggcaaggagaaaatacttcaagtgtccagaaagaaaaaattctgatattgtggagccacagtcaggactaTGCAGGATTTAACAGCGTCTATATTAAAGTATTGGAGAGCTTgagatatgatattctggaggggaaaggaagtaggattacaagcaagaatcacccacccagcaaaactgagtatgatccttcaatggaaaaaaatggatagtcaatgaaatagaggacttgtAAGCAATCTTGATGAAAAGCcaaagttgaatagaaaatttgactttctattgtaagactcaagagaagcataaaaaagataaCCAGAAAGGGAAATTTTGAAGGACTTAGCAATGTTAAATTACtttcattcctacatgggaagatacatgtaactcataagaaatttatcattattagcCAGTTAGAAGAAGTATATACAGACACAAGGAACAagtttgagttgaatatgaagggataatgactaaaaaaagaaaacaaaattaaagggtgagagaggaattcactgggagaaaggggaaggaagatgtagaatggggtaaattatataaaataaaacaggcAAGAAAAAGCTTTCACAGTGGAGGAGAAGACAGGGGATGTGGGGCATGGTATGAGTGAACCTTACGCTCATCATTATTGGCtcagaggaaataatatacacatttaaattagtatagaaatctatcttaccctacaggaaagtgaAAGGGGAAGGGCATAAGAGAAGGGGTTGGGTTATAGAAGGAAGGATACATTGGAGGAGGTGGTCATCAGAAGCATAAaaattttgaggaaggacagggtgaaagtAAAAACAGCATTGAATAAAAGAGGATGTAGGATGGAGCAAAATACATTTAGCaatcataaatgtgaaaaaaaaatgaatcaagtttctctgataaaggcattatttctcaaatatatagagaactgagacaaatttatttaaaaaatagagccATTTCGTAACTGATAagtgatcaaaatatatgaagtcagttttcacatgaaataatcaaagctatacatagccatatttttaaaaattatttaaaccactactgattggagaaattaaaattaaaacagttctaaGTTATTACCTAACACCTATTAAATTGGttcatatgacaaaaaagggaaatgaaaaatgttgcagggcatgtgggaaaattgaaatattaatgcattgttggtagatttgtgaattgatctaaccattatggagaacaatttggaaatatgcccaaagggttgtAAATACATGCATACTCTGATCCAGAAGTACAACTACTAGACCTGtatcccaaaagagataaaaaccaaaagggaaaaaacatatattcaaaaatatttatagcagctcttttctgattgcaaagaattggaaactgaggggaagcccatcaattggggaatgactgaacaagttgtagtatataattgtaatggaatactattttaatAGAAGAAATTATGAGTGggatgtttcagaaaaaaaaaaactggaaaggcttacatTAGCTGATGCTgtgtgaagtgaacaaaaccaggagaaatttatacacagtaacagaaacttTGTAAAATAATTGGTTGTAAGTGAcaggtattctcagcaattcaaggatccaagacaactctaaaggatttatgataaaaaatgctatccataccTAGAGAAATAGCTGATGGTGTCAGAAGACATACTGAATTAtgcttttttaactttatttttcttagggttttttgtccatgttttcttggacaacatgactaatgtggatatATGTTTTTCATGGATACACATGCATAATGTATGTcaaattgtcttctcaatgagggggttgagagggagggagggagaaaatt includes:
- the LOC122735196 gene encoding L-lactate dehydrogenase A chain-like, which translates into the protein MATTLKDQLILNVLKEDQVPQNKITVVGVGAVGMACAISILMKDLADELALVDVIEDKLKGEMMDLQHGSLFLKTPKIVSGKDYSVTANSKLVVVTAGARQQEGESRLNLVQRNVNIFKFIIPNIVKYSPNCKLLIVSNPVDILTYVAWKLSDFPKNRVIGSGCNLDSARFRYLMGERLGVHSSSCHGWVLGEHGDSSVPVWSGVNVAGVSLKNLYPALGTDTDSENWKEVHKQVVESAYEVIKLKGYTSWAIGLSVADLAESIMKNLRRVHPISTMIKGLYGIHEDVFLSVPCVLGQNGISDVVKVTLNPDEESRLKKSADTLWGIQKELQF